From the Hordeum vulgare subsp. vulgare chromosome 1H, MorexV3_pseudomolecules_assembly, whole genome shotgun sequence genome, the window TAAACATATTTTAAAGAAATGAGGTTTAGCCAGGGTCCACGGATAGTGGCTTCAAATTACCAAGGAATGTGTACCTACCCGAAGAATGGTGCTTCAGATGTTCCGTGTGTTTTCTCCGTTTCTTTCTTAACTGATAGAGATAGCAGCAAGCAAATGATCTCAACTTGTAGCAAATAGCACCAATAGAAGCTGAAGAGAGAATAGATAGAAAATCAGGAAACTATCATTCACCATattgatattttgttttctgaatgAAGAGATTGATAACTCAGATGTATACACCCCACAACTCTAACACTCGTATCACAAAAGGGCATAGCTGAATGAATCTTCTCGCAAATtcccctcagcatcaaacgggtcCTTTATATGAGAATGGGTGGTCTGGACAACCGAAGAACAATCAATGTCCAACAAAAGTTAGCTGTTTCCAAGCAGCCTAACATTTCGATTCATAATGACTAGTCACTACAATCCTTCAACTGCAAATCTATGTCATACAAATGCTTACATAACAGATGCGATCATCAACAACCTATCAAAAGTATGAGACACCCGTGAAGTTCATGTACATGTTTTACTTACTGGATATCTGCATAAGACATATTTTCACTTCCTTCAAAATGCAACAACATAATTCTGGCCTACTTTGTCCCCTCAGATCTTGGCAAGAGCTCCAGGCTTCCAACCTCCCCTGAAGCACACCATATTTGCAGCCCAGGGGAGGGGTTAAAGATGGCTCCCTTTTTCtggcagtttcattggttgcccgtATCACCCGCATCACATATTGCTGTAGTTTTCCATGGCATATGAGCCAGCATTCTCACATCCGACCGACTCTTTCATCTACCACATGTCCCCACAGCTGCACGAGCCATCGCTGAAGTGGTGATAGGTGCAACCATCTGAAATCAGTATCTCCCGCTTTTTATCCCTTGAGATGAACTTGATTGAGGAATGGCATTCCTTGCACATGCGGAAATTCTTCAAAACCCGTATCGGTTCATGGGCACACATGGAAATAAGTCCATAGCACACAGCAATCCGCTCAGTGTGGTGGCACGACAATGGATCAACTTGTACATTGCAATAGGGCTCATCGTCTTGAGGAGCATACCCAGACTCTGCCATCCTACTAGCCAAGTCCTTCCATGTACTCAAAATATCCTCAAATGCAGGATGGGACAAATCTCCAGCCTCAAATGAATCCACACTTGTGCCAAGATATAGCCAGCTACACTGGCTCTCGACATGCAACCCGTGCTCTGTCATGGCATCTCTCACAGATTCAGTTAAATCCCAAAAGCCGCTGTTTGCATATATATTGGAAAGCAACATGTAGTTTGAAGCATTATTTGGTTCAAGCTCGAAAAGAGCTTTTGCAGCCTTAGCCGCAACCTCCAAATCTGAGTGAATCTTACAAGCTTTGAGAACAGTAGACCATAGGCATGCATCCGGCTCAACTGGCATCTTCTGGATAAGTTCTAGTGACTCCTCCAGTAAACCAGCTGTTCCCATGATGTCAACCATGCAAGTATAGTGTTTCAAACTTGGTTTTATGCCATACGAATCTTCCATACTGTAGAAATAGCTCCGAGCTTCCACCATGGAACCTTCTTGCTTACAAGCTGAAAGAAGTATGATGAAAGTAACAGGATCTGGTCGAGTTCTAGATTGCTCAAGCATTTCGAACAATCTTTTAACATCTCTAGGCATCCTATGAAGCAAGTAGCAACTCATCATTGCATTCCATACTGCTATATCCTTATCAACACTGCACTCAAAAGCCAGTCTAGCATCCTCAATCTTACCACATTTCCCATACATATCTATTAGTGCACTTGCAAGAGTGACTGGATAACCATCAGGCCAGTTTTTCTGTATGTAACCATGCAGTTCTCCCCCATACCCTGATGCCATTGTCATACCAGAAGACAAAAGCGCTATCTGCACCGTAACCAAGTTAGGAAGTAAATTGGACTCGAGCATTTCACAGAATAGTTTCAAAACAACCTCTGGCTTCCTATTATGCTTGTAAGCTGCTAGCAGActgttccatgtgacaacattctTATTCCTTATTCCCTGGAAGACATTAGCAGCAGATACCATATCACCAGTTTTACCATAAAGGTCAACCAATTTGCTGGATACAAATATGTTTGACGTCAGACCATTCCTTAGAGCATAGCAGTGTACTTCCTTCCCGAGACGATCTAACTTGAGGTCTGTCAACAGTGAGAGGACACTAGTAATTGTAGTACCATTTGGTTGGATGGGGTTGCTATTGTCCAGAAATGTCCAGCGCTTTGCATCTCCACTGTTTAGGAGCTGCATGTATCTGAAAACTTCCAGTGCATCAGCACAGAGGCCAAACTGATGCAAACCGGATATTAAAGCATTCAATGATACCACATTGGGCTTCAAGCTGACATTCATCATGCCTAACAGCAGTTCATTTGCTAGTTCTTTCTGACCTGCTCTAGCATATACAGCAACGAATGAGTTATATGTGACAGTGTCAGGCTTCAATCCATCCTGCTGCATCAAGTTAAAAGCTTCACACGCTTTGTCCATCCTCCCATCACTGATATATGATTGAATCAACTCATTCCATACAGTGACATTCCTCTCCCCATCAATGGCGGAGAATACGCTTGTCGCATAAGCAAACTCTCTGCACTCAGAGTACATGCCAATCAAAGAAGAACCAATGTACACATTTAATTTGATACCACAACGTACAACATAAGAATGCAGCTGCTTTCCAAGGCCCAGTGCCATCAAGCCAGTGCAAGCAGGAAGTATACTTGCAATAGTGACTGCATCAGGCATCTCAGTCTCGCACATCTCCAGGAAGATGCCCAAAGCCTCGTCATAGCGTGCATTCTGCACACAGCCAGAGATGATGCAGTTCCAAGAACTGGCCCGAGGCTTGACCCCCCTCAGTCGCATTTCGTCAAACAGATCGAGCGCAGCACCAATATCACCATTTCTCGCGAAGCCGGAGACAAGGTTGTTCCATGAAATCACGTCAGGCCGAACACCATTGGCCTGCATCGATTCAAACAGCTCGAAGGCCTGGTCCAGCTCCCCGGCGTTGGCGTAGGCGCCCACGAGAGCGGTCCATGCCACGACGTCGCGTTCGGGGAGCGACGCGAACGCTGCGCGCGCGGCGCGGACGTCCCCAAGCGCCGCGTACATGGCGACGACAGCGTTACCTACGACGGCGTCGTCGGCAAGCGCGGGCCCGCCCTTGGCGGCGAGCGCGtgagcggcggcggcgaggcggggCGCGTCCGCCCCAGCGCAGGCCCGGAGCACCTGCGGGAGGAGGAACCTGTCGGGCTCGGCCCCGGCGGCGCGCATGGCCGCGAACGCCTCACATGCCGCGCCCCAGCGCCGCGCACGCACGCAGGCGCCTATCTCCCGCGCGTACGCCGCGGCCTCGGGTCGCGCTTGCTGCACCGGGGCATGCTGCCTCCGGGATGCCCCGTCCGGCACCCGGTGCGCGTGGGTCGGGGCCTGTAGTGAGCAGCGCGGCGATAAGACACCGCGGGGAGTAGGAGGCAGAGACGGGGACGGCAGCATGGTGGTCGCCATTTTTTTATGGCGTCAGTAGTACTGCGCTCGGTCCGGCATTTCCAAATGGTAAGGAGGAGAGAGAATCTGTGCTTTGTGGACCATGGGATTTGGACCTTCTGGGCTGAAATAGCAATTctgaataaaataaaatgacaaaAAATTATACGCTAGAAGGAGGGCTCGAACCTCCGACCTTGTGGTTAACAGCCACACGCTCTGGCCAACTGAGCTATTCCAGCTCGGGTGGAAATTTTTAGGTTTGAGCATTCTAATACCCAAGATATGTTTTTTTGTATGGTTTCCAAAGTTTTCCATTCAGCATTAATGATATAGACACAAGCAATTTGTTGGCTTTTTCCAGAGTTCGTGGCCCACCTGAAGTTTATGAAAATGTATTCGTTGCCACTGATATGTACTCCTTATGTAAACTAATATTAAAATATTTAAATcattactttagtgatctaaacgttcttatattagtttaGAAGGGGTATAAGATTTAGATTTCACTTTTAACTATTTGGGTCGATGCGCTTTGCATTTGGTGAGCTAAGTTTTGACTTTGGTTAGAGCTTGCGTCATCTTACCTTTCTTAGATTTACATCATGGTTTGACCTCCCACACATATGTCATTGTTGTTTTCTTTGAGGCACTTGTAGATTAACACGTATCTCCTTAGTACTTGCAATATAAAATTAACTTGCAACCAGTATTTTGCTATGACTAATTTCAGCGTCAACCAAACAAACACTAAGGAGTAAGAACATTGTACTACACATGAAACCATACGTGCACATGCTGCACTCTAGAGCATATACATAATGTTATGGGCATGGTTGACCTCGAGTTTGTACATTTTATCAAAACTATATTTAAAATCTAAGGATGATACAAACATTGTCATCTAGCATGTCACAAAATTCACAAATCACTAACAATAATAGTTTGAATGTGATAGTAGCAATAGTTGTGGACTTTGTTTTGCAAAGTAATCGAACAACGATAACATACGTGAATTGACACGCCTCAATATATAAAAATGGAGGTGATTTTAGCCAGATTCAGGCTTTATGCATGAGTAAGTAGTAACAACGCTAATCCTGCTTGTTTagaatatatgtatatatatgcaaGATTGTGTCTACCATAGTTTGCCacaaaattatgtctatatatatatatatatactccacCACCTTCTTCCCATGCCGCCCCCTCCCACTACTCGGCCACCACCTCCCACATCGCCAGCCATCGTGAGGCCTCCACCTCCCACCGCGCCGCACTCCCACCATCACACAGCGCGCCGGCGGCTGATCTACCAGGTGCGCGGACTCGACCTGGGGAGGGGTCGCGACCAACGCTACCAGCGCCGCCCCGGTGACCTTCTGCTGCGCTGCGGTAACTACACCCGCACATCCCCTCGGATAACCAAGCCCACCTTCTTCCCCATGCCACCGCCTAGCACTTCCCTCCATCGCGGCTAGCAGGACTCCCGGATCCCCATGTCGCCCCCACCTCCCGCGCAGCCGTGACCAAGTCCACCCCCAACCACTCTCACCTCCCTGCAAGCCACGAACAATTCTTCCCCCACGGCCCCATCTCCCttgccgcccctcccctccctaccAACCATCCTTATCGCGGGGcaaatagctcctgtgcgacatCGTTGAGGTGAATTGGATGGACAACGACATCGTTGGCTGAAATGGCTCATGTGCGACGTTCTCACGAGTGGCAGTAGCTCAGACAGGAATAACTAATAAAACGGTTGTCTGGCTGTTAACAAACGACGAGGTTAGGTTAGGACAGCCCGTTAGGACAGGGGTTATGTGCTCCGCCAGGTGGGACCTACTTTAGTTGCTATGCCCACGAGTTGACCCTTCCACTTGACTCTCCCTTGCTCGACGGCGCCCGCCGCCCTGTGCCTCTTCTCCGGCAGCGACAGCAATTTTCTTCTTGGGGGCAGTGGATAGCCTTTCTCGGCGGAGGAGGAGCTTTCTCtggtgttagggcatagtttatgcctaagtaattttggtgattgatgacagtaccgcaaaggactaaccgtgtgtgttaagatttcagataacacacgtcaacggcacaagacgactcgccccctctttcatggaacagaagcacggtgtactctacgattctctttatttgagtcataggaaagtcgtactattaagaggggaaccgtagtggaaaggtttgggtggaatcaatcttgcacgcgcacacttcacctcctttcccccttgccgacaactttggagtggctctcgCCTTTGTGTGtttctcttctttgcaaatggtccctcagcggtagtaccgctgcagccggcggtagtaccgctagctggcggtagtaccacccctggtcagcggtagtaccgccccaggaGCTTAGTATCGCCTTactagcggttgtacttggatggacctttttgcgaagactttcttggcggtggttggccaggTAGTGCtcatgcactaccatgggcccaacggtagtaccgctgcagccagcggtagtaccgctggagtgccagcggtagtaccgctgcatccagcggtagtaccgccaggcacgggctgtgagtgggaaaacggttggattccccccccactatataaggggttcttctagctgtggaaccttatctcttaccctcccaagctccattgttgctccctaagctcaaaagtgcccgatctctctccctagccaatcaaacttgttgattctttagggattggttgagaaggcctagatctacacttccaccaagagaaaagttattcccccaccaatcccttgcggatcttgttactcttgggtgtttgagcatcctagacggttgaggtcacctcgaagccacattccattgtggtgaagcttagtggtcttattgggagcctccaagctttgtgtggagtttgccccaaccttgtttgtaaaggttcggtagccgccttcaagggcacctatagtggaatcacggtaccttgcatcgtgcgagggcgtgagaagaatacggtggccttagtggcttattggggagcattgtgcctccacaccgcttcaacggagacgtacttcctgtcaaagggaaggaacttcggtaacacatcctcgtcttcattggttccacttgtggttatctctaacctttactttgtgaatgcttatgttgttgtctatctcttacttgtcttagtagctcttgttgttagcttcattacggttcaccccattgttgttatatttgtgaacctgtatgttgtttaccctaacttgctaagattaatttaaAAGTGgtcttgcctattcaccccccccctctagtcaaccatatcgatccctttcaattggtatcagagccacgcctctttattaagggtttcaccacccgaagagtatggaaggcaaaGAGGAAAttacccatgggcaacccgaggccatggacttgacttcggtcacaagggacgacttgaatacggctatggccgccctcaagacgtccttgatgaacgaagtcaagaccatgtttaaagagttaattgaggaatttaaaagtccacctgaaccggcgttagtggttaaacccaccgtcaccgattcggaggccaattcctctaaggaagcggctaaaggtgtgccaccttcctcatctcacaaaaaggatgggactggaacctatgcctcagttccaccttccatggtctatggaggacccgttcccaCACCGTGTCTTAACCctattggtcctcctcctaagcttgtgaaaggtgactttgctaactgggtattttctattaagtctcatttgaatcacaactcaacaaacttgtggagaatcatcgagcaaggatattatccccatgatccaagcaacctcactccaagagaagatgcagacaatcaatacaatcactccgctctgtttattctccagtccgtagtgccacctgaagatcttcctcacttgcgtcccttcactttggccaaggattgttgggagcacattatggtgttgtacaagggaagctcaagcattcaatgatccaactatgaagtgatacttgataaggccgatgagtttgtgatgaaggaagacgaggaccctcgtgatctctatcggagggtgactgctattgttgtggcactcaaggatcatgggagcaaggatgtggatgatacatgggtcaagcgcaagtttctcaaagccatcatgcctttcaataaagccatgtcatatgtcattcgtcagcgaccaaacttccactccttgtcttccagtgaagtgttggatgaatttatcgCAATgttaatcatgaacgaaacagctgacaatgcacttgctcgtgttcgctcaaagacaacttcaccgagCCTTGCGTTAAAAGAAAAAGCaacgtttgaagaagaagaagaggatgaggaagaggagagctgccctgaagacacaaagtatgcctaccatcagcacatggctcttgcgtcaaggcaattctggggcaacaagaggaactcaagacgcaccttcaccaagaacaactcgagtgggttcaaacccaagcaacgagtgaggacatgttataactgtggtaacgtgagccactttgtggccgaatgtccctatcagaaaagggaagacaacgggggcaagctcattcgcaaagacaaaaccaagtcatttccaatcaagaacaactttgtgaagaaaccccacccaaaggggatggtggcccttgaagtacccttccgatgatgacgatgatgatgatacagtggcaacggcaactgttgctattgcctctacctctccccagaaggtgtctctcttcaacgtacccaacgagaaccacatcaccaagtgcctcatggcaaaaggtatcaatcaggtaacccccatcattaagaccaacatcactactgctccttcattgttaaattgtgttgatgatagtgatgttggggaacttaatgagcatgatcttgacaagtttctgtgcactattaagggagaatccaataagcactttgttgctctcttggaacaactgggtgaggccaatgacctcattgagtctcatgaggagatcatctccgagcttcagggacacagtcgtgactatgccgatgaaattgctgaattatctattgctctagaaaaggagcgcactcttcgtttggctcttgaggagtcatacaacgatgactgtgctaaaatgcaaaagaaactagatcatgatattgttcttactcgtatgcttaagtctgagaagtatgcgcttggggttggccatgacagactcaaagtagaGTTTTACACACtttacaaggctcacaaggtcctgaaaggtgttcatttctctctgaaagagtctcatgatcaactccaagcaaagcttaccaaggagatctctacttgtcctccctttgtgttaattgataatgcttgtgcaagtaatcgctgttgtgagcatgtatatcttgtggaggaaaatgccaagttaaaggagaaacttgagaagggccttgtggcatgcatacaaggtgagaagagcctgaacgacctcttgagcactcaaaagggtgttgtaggaaaggagggacttggacttacctccaagtcaaaaggaaaaaggaggaacaggaacaaacgatctcctaccctcatggacatctttgtcaaagagggtgaggggactcaggacgtgaacaggaacaaggtggacgatgaaaacatcaagaagggcaaaaccattcctactaacacagccgacaaactcaattcttcttatgtcttatgtcgtgctagtgatgggcatgtttatgccagatttgttggttcctactatgagtacattgaatgggctatctggg encodes:
- the LOC123431117 gene encoding pentatricopeptide repeat-containing protein At5g04780, mitochondrial-like, producing MATTMLPSPSLPPTPRGVLSPRCSLQAPTHAHRVPDGASRRQHAPVQQARPEAAAYAREIGACVRARRWGAACEAFAAMRAAGAEPDRFLLPQVLRACAGADAPRLAAAAHALAAKGGPALADDAVVGNAVVAMYAALGDVRAARAAFASLPERDVVAWTALVGAYANAGELDQAFELFESMQANGVRPDVISWNNLVSGFARNGDIGAALDLFDEMRLRGVKPRASSWNCIISGCVQNARYDEALGIFLEMCETEMPDAVTIASILPACTGLMALGLGKQLHSYVVRCGIKLNVYIGSSLIGMYSECREFAYATSVFSAIDGERNVTVWNELIQSYISDGRMDKACEAFNLMQQDGLKPDTVTYNSFVAVYARAGQKELANELLLGMMNVSLKPNVVSLNALISGLHQFGLCADALEVFRYMQLLNSGDAKRWTFLDNSNPIQPNGTTITSVLSLLTDLKLDRLGKEVHCYALRNGLTSNIFVSSKLVDLYGKTGDMVSAANVFQGIRNKNVVTWNSLLAAYKHNRKPEVVLKLFCEMLESNLLPNLVTVQIALLSSGMTMASGYGGELHGYIQKNWPDGYPVTLASALIDMYGKCGKIEDARLAFECSVDKDIAVWNAMMSCYLLHRMPRDVKRLFEMLEQSRTRPDPVTFIILLSACKQEGSMVEARSYFYSMEDSYGIKPSLKHYTCMVDIMGTAGLLEESLELIQKMPVEPDACLWSTVLKACKIHSDLEVAAKAAKALFELEPNNASNYMLLSNIYANSGFWDLTESVRDAMTEHGLHVESQCSWLYLGTSVDSFEAGDLSHPAFEDILSTWKDLASRMAESGYAPQDDEPYCNVQVDPLSCHHTERIAVCYGLISMCAHEPIRVLKNFRMCKECHSSIKFISRDKKREILISDGCTYHHFSDGSCSCGDMW